AAGCAAAACACTGGGTTTGAGAGAGTGACAGGTTTCATTTACGAGGGAATCAGTCATTTAGACTGCAGAGTTTTTGTCAAATAAGTACATGATATGATCTAACCAATGCAGTCCAACGGACAGTCAGCTAAAGATAACATTGTGCTATCGCCCAGGCCCTGTGTGCTGGCTTGTGTttcccacaaaaaaatgttagcGCATGCAAATGTACGTGTCAGATTAGAAGAATTATTCCACTCACTTAACTAACCGAATATGGCTTCAGGGCGTTTTTCCCTTCAGCAATCTTCTACCCACGACTATAGTTGTTTCTATAGAGACAAAATCCTTCAATCCAGTCGCAACTTCCAGTAAAAACGGAGATGATATCTCTGCTACATACAGTTTCCACATGCAacaacatgtaaaatgtaaactgcAGTGCATCAAGGTGGGCAGACGACCAAGAGCACTACACTCACGCCAAGCTCTGAGAGTAAGGGACCATTACGTAGTAATTCTCAACCTATGCATCATTGcaatcaccatcatcattagCGTTTTTTCTAAGTTATGGCACGTTCATGAAACACACCCGACCGGTGCAACAACTCATGTTTACGTTTCTGCCGCGCACCGTCTCCCTTCTCTCGGCCCCACGGGTAAGGTCTCCCAAACTGTGAGCAGACTGTCCACTGTGTTCAGAGGCCTTCAGAGGCCTGCAGCCTCCATCCCAGAGGTCGGCCAGCTGTGTCCGTGATGAGCATGATGCGCCTGCCCTAAACTTAAAGTCAGGAACTATTTTGTCTCTCAAATTAGAAGTGTTTCACGCCATATAAAGATTCTGTTGTAGTTAGGCAAATAAAACTGAAGTGCAACATATGCTCATATAGACATAAGCATTTTACATAAGGGAGAAGGAGTATTGTTGTGGcacctgtttttgtttggtgtAAGATGTTCTGAGCAGTCTTTGCACCCAGTAGAGCATCAAACCACAGACATATGCCGCCGAGGAGCGGCCAGAGCCACCACAACATTACCATGATGCATCGGCAGACTCAGAACAGAAAAGACTGCCTGGACTGTTTGAAGATGCATTCGGGTTCATTtgacaacaaacacagattttGATGACTTCAAGTGTCAAACACGAGCAGAGTTATCGTGTAAAAGAGAGGGAAGTGTGCGAGGGTCTGCTCTGACAACACTCCGCAGACACTTGGAACACTAGAGTGCGTGCGTTTGCACGGCATCTTTGAGTGTGCAGCTTTCGCATGCCTCTGAGAAACGCAGAGAGCTGCGAGAGGCCTATCGGGGGGTGAGAaggtgagaaggaaaaaagtgaCTGAGTAGCAGTCTAAGGAGAGAGACGCAACAGCACACCAGAGCAGATATGTACACGTGGCCTCCCCGCCTCCCTGTGTGTACAAACATacactgcagaaacacacacacacacagacacacacacacacacacacgtgcacacacacacacacacacacagacagtctgtCTTGTTATCCACGGCtggcacacactgacacacgcaacACAGCGACCGAGAGGCGTTTACATCAGCTTTTCGTCAGCTTTAATGTACACAGCCCGCACGGCTCAGAACATTtgattatgacattttttatcttGGAACgagaaaagatgaataaataaattactgataaataaaaataaaggaagaaGATGCAATGGATTATATAATAATTCTACTATTTATACAAAGAACATGTAAATGAACTGAATACCTAATCAAAAGGGGTATCATGCTgtgtcaggattttttttaaagaatgtttCAAGGGCCCCATGTCACCCTGAGCTTGAAGCATCATTTGTCTCTTTAATTATCAGTTATGTAACAGGCCGCTTTGAGGCGAGCAACATGGATTGTGTTTCCATCTGTGCTGAAAATTCCCATAGTACAGTTAAGTAGGCTCGCCGATGGACAGCACAGTACATGGAGTCGGCTGCAATGCTAACTCCGGTAAGGTCAATAATTCTTTCCTACATTGATATTGGCGGATGGGCCAGGCGTAAAAACTCTTTTTTGATATTGGGTAAAACGCCGCACCGGACCACCAGGTGTCATGCAGGACTCAGCACATGCTTCCTGAGGGGAACGGAACGAGATTGAGAGACGTGTGAATGACAGTGTAAGCAACTCCCATCCTCTCGGTGGCGATAACGCTCCTCTGGGCTTGTTTATCAGATGCCaataaatatcaaatgaataaaaagatgAGGGCGAAGCGGCACGACGTGATAtcagcagaaaaacagagtGACTATTGGGTTGTGGTATCCAGCTTATTACCAATGCCGTCTGCACAGGTTGCTCATGTaggctatttaaaaaaaaaaattgtagtaACCTTCTTATTATGATGACAAATATTGGTCGAATCCGATATttgtcaatcaaatcaaatcaaaccaaaccaagtCCTTGTTGCAATTGAGAGGATTGCCGCTTCCTGCCACAtcaagaagagagaaaaagaaaacgcaaTTTCACAAAGTGACTGAAATAGCAACGTATCCGGCTGCCGACGTTTTAGTCTTTACAACGCATGCCCTCCCTGGCTGTAGCAGAATTTAAGTATagtgtgtttatatgtataGAAAAGACTGTAGAACAAACGGGCGACTAGTGCAGATTATTGTTTTACGCACACGTGAAAAGTGACACAGGGACTTTTCCACAGTTTTAAATTGGTTCGCACGCAGCACAGCGACCCAGGAGCGTATCAGTGTGACAGCAGGGAGAATAGCGGGAGCTGAAACCCATGTTCATCTTTGACTTGTTTACAAAGCAGCCGGAGCAAAACCCCTCGATGGCGCTCTCAGAAGGACGAAGGCTGAGTCACACTAATACCCCCACATTTGTCAAACAAGCTCATGGGATCTGCCCGTTGAGCCATGTTCGCAGAGAAGCTCTCTGTGGTTTTTGGGTTGTAAACAGCAAATAAATATCTCTCTTTGAACAGTGCTCTCCGAACAAATGCAGTTATCAGATAGCACAAGTAAGCTGGAGTGCAGCGTGCGCCCCACCAGACACTCCCCGTTCTCATCGCGCTGCGTGTACGCGACTCTCTCACAAGACTCGCTTCCCTCTCGTTATAACTTGACCCGCCGTGCCGCATCCTCCAAAATGCACATATCGTGTTTTCTCAGTGAATCATTTCCTGTGAGATTGCACAGTTATGTAACGTCTTTTGCGATATCTTTTCAAACGGAGAAGTACCACAGTATGAAACGCGGACAAAAGTTGAGGAGTGAGAACGATTTCAAAATTtgaccaaaagagaaaaaaaagttatgggATCACCCGAGCTGCCACCTTTCCTTGTAACCTGGCAACTCTTAAACAAactcagcctttttttttttctttccacgtcCTCTGACAACAATCttgtcggaaaaaaaaacgagaattttaatttgtcatgaCATTCCTAAAATGTGACGTGAATGAATTGGAGCAATGTGCGTGCCGATTGGAGGCGATAAGCGCCAGATGCCCTCCACCCCAGGGACGCtagcacaatttaaaaaataacaacaataattgtCACAAAGACATACAACACCACCTGAGCacgcttctttttttcccccctgagcTCTTTTATTGGCTTACTGAAGTAAGCTGCTCTGCCAGAATCACACTCTCAGACTCAGGCTTAAATGCTTCATTTCCCAAATGCACACTCAAGGCGTCCTGCGGTGGGAAAGGGAAGTGGCCTGACACGTCGCTCTGAACTTGATTTCATTTCAGGAGCAGTGCAACAAGTACTATACTGATTGTGGTGTCATACTGCTTATGGCTGTCGTTATGAATATCCAACGGATCATGATTTTAAATATGACCAAAACAACACGTCACCGAGTCTGGATCACGGCTCAGACGGCAAAACAGTAAGAATCCTCATCGGCTGTCTGGAAACTTTtacatatttcaaattcaaagtcaacaaaacaccaaatctgccacagagacaaaaaattaACAGAGCAGGTTGAATCCATTTTTAAGCGACCTACCTGTGGAAGCTGATGGCGAAAGGCGACAAGGCTGCGGCCGGGGGGAGCCCATCACTGCCCCTCTGTAGCCCGGATGGCTCTCCGTACCTGTTCCCTCTGGCCCAGCTCTCGCCCACTGGAGGCACATTTGAGAACATGCCAAAGGGCTTCTGGTCTTGTAGGCCCACCGTGGAGGACGGGCTGGCTTTGAAGTGGTAGCCAGGCCCCGCACCGACGCCCATGGGCGAGGGCATCGGGCCTCCTCCGTGCAGAGAGCTCATGCTGCTCTGGAGACACTGCGACTGGCAGAACGGAGCGCCTTCCTGCTTTTCCTGTTTGACCACGCCGGGAGTGCGGATGTGGAGGAAAGAGTCGTCCTGGTCTTTCTCTACCTTGATCATGACGCTGGAGAGGAGCGACGGAGGCTCCCGATGTGGATGgtgaagctgctgttgctggTGCTGTAGTAAGtggcggtgctgctgctgctgctgctgctgctgctgctgctgctgctgctgctgctgctgctgctggtgttgatGATGGTGTATGGGCTGCTGCTGGTCTGTGCCATTCACACTGGTACCGTTACCCGCCAGAACCTTTGTTTCCTTTAGCAAGCTGACGTCAGGACcgacaccgccgccgccgctgtcgTATAGGATGTTATCCAAGTGTGACACTTCTGAATCCAACTCAAAATCACTGATTTCTGGCAATGAAGTCGAAAGGTCCAGCTCTTGCCAAATCTCAGTATCCTCAATCATGCGACTGCTGTTGCCATCCACGTCACACGAACCGCCGCCTGCATGTCCACTGTAAGTTCCCAAGTCCTTCTCCAGAACAAAATGTACCTCCTGCTTGACGTGCTGGGGGAAAAGGTTGGGCAGAGGGAGGTTGCCCAGGACGGAGGAGTCTGAGGTGCTGATGACAGAGGTGGCCGTCCGGTCGAGGTCGGAATTACTCTGGTTCAGCAGCGGGAAATTGTCCCCCATGTTGAACATACCAATATCTTCGTGTTGCCGTTTCTGCTTTCTGATGACCTTACCCTCCTCCGCGTCCGGCCCCTCACACTGCACATTGGGGGAATCAAAAAGGCGTCCAAACTCCCCCTGGTCTTTGGTTCCGGGCCGTCCATTTGGGGCCACTGGGAGCTGTGGCAGAGACCCATCGCCGGGCAGGTGCATTGCAGGCTGGAGCAGTGGACCAGCTGTGTCACCTGTATCGCCGCCGACTCCCAGTCCTGTCTCCCCAAATGTCAGGCTGTCGTCTCGATTACCGTTGCGCTTCAGTCCTCCCTGATCCATTTCTTTATTCTAACAGGgggcacagcacagcacagcacagcacacacacacacacacacacacacacacacacacacatacacacacacacacacagtgaaagagagaCAAGACATGGTTAGCGTATAAAAACAGGGTTGATGGATAGGATGACACACATTAAGCTATTCCTGTAAATTGCTTATTGAAAAAAGGATCGTCTGCCCACACTGTTGTCTTATTTATTTTCGAATTTTCAAGAAATGACAGCAGCCAAATCAAACAGGCGatctcctcttttctcacaCCCACACTGGAACAATATGGCAGACGCACAAATGGCCAAGACATACCAGGCTgagtaaaaggaaagaaaaaaaacacagaaagaaatatcGCAGGGCACAGCCATTAcagaacacaacataaatgactACATTGTTCATGTTATTTCTTTGAACTGTGCCCTCCACTCAGAGTCGAGAGGTGCAAGACGGGCAGCAGGGCacatgtgcaacacacacacgcgcacacacacacacacacacacacacacacacacacacacacacacacacatctatatgGGAAGAGTTTTACCCACTGTGGGGCCTCTGGGCATCTGTGGCACTCACCACTGACTCCATTTGCATGAAAGAGCGAACTGGCAATGCACCCAAAACTCCCATTTAGTGAAATACAGAATTGAAATGACATggaatgaaatgagatgaatgCACTACATAACAGAATAATGTTTGCATGTCAAGCTGCTGTAGCTCAGTTATCCATTGATCATTAACTATGATATCTGGATGGTGCAGACATGAACTAATAATGCAGgctacaaatatatatacaaatataaccttgttttttcgttttttcttctctttggaTCAGATTTATGTTTTGTCCTACTGAAGGTTTGACCCCCCGCACGTCGCAGATGACTCGGTGGTGCCATGTAGGCTCCTGCTTTTACATGACATGACACACGTGTCCTGCAACAATGTACGGTGCATGTAGTGGAAGGgtacagcagcaggacagtaCTGTGGCGCAAAGTTTTTTAGGGGGTTTCAATTCAAcaaacatcacagcagcagcgcAACCTGTTGGCgccgacgggggggggggggggggggggtgatcacACGCCTCCAGCCGGACGGGCTGGTAAACACACGCTCCTTTCAAGTTTGTgccacatttttctctttctctttctcacacacacacacacacacacacacacacacacacgaggggcAGCGGCTCCACTGCGCGCCGCTGGTTGGTGATCCTGATCCTGTCCGGGTGTCACACGCGGTGCGCGGCTGCGAGCGCGACCATAACGCAGCGCCGCGGAGACGCACGTCGTCGGCCTACCTCGGCGTAACAGCCAGTCCTCAGCCCCTCTCtcttatctccctctctcttatctctctctctctctctctctctctctccccctccgtctctctctccccctccgtctctctctctctctctctctctctctctctggcactgTGTTCCTGCAGCATTGTGGACCCATGACAAGTGAAAGTAGATCGTACCTgtagtgggggtggggggggagggaaTGCGCTCCAGCAGTCAGGTCATCTCCCGTTAAGTCCgagttgttggtggtggtggtggggggggaatATAAAAAATGCTTATAACCGGAGGAATAAGGCCAATGTCCACCCGGTCAAGCCCTCCGATCGAAGCCCGTCCTCGCAGCGATGTCGCGCGGTGAACTGTCAAACGGATCCGCCGTTGgtctgccccctctctctctctctctctctctctctctctctccctctacctctctctctctctctctctccgtgcgcGCTGCAGGAAAAACGTCCGTCGCACCAAACTGCtctcaaactaaaaaaaaaaaaaagagtcgcGGAGCTCGCGGGAGTTCGCGATCGATCGTGTGGGACCGCGCGCCTCGCCGATCTGTCGATAACTTTTCACACACACGTCGCCGGtggaggcggtggaggaggaggaggaggagggagttaTGGTGGAATGATCGATCGGTCACTTCTCCGTCATCTCAGGACAAATCCACAGCGAAGCGCCAGACCTGCGGCGCGCTATTCTGCCGTTGCGCCATTTTAAAACCCCGTGAGGACATAGAAAAAGTTATATAACGCAGACCCGTACTGACCTGGCGCACTCAACTGCAAACCCGGGGCAGGGCACGTCGGACAGACAGGTTCAAGTGCGGCGGAGCAACCGGGAACCACTTCCgccttgtccttttttttttttaaacaataaaagcTTCGCTGTCGTAGCAGTCGTGACGTTACATAACCACCCTTGCTatagaacacacacaagaacGCACACTGGGAGCGATTTTGAATCAGGGAAACAAAGCTAAACAATGGGCACTTTTTGTCTAAATCGAGTACAATTCCATTGTTTTGCTTCATTCGGAGCAACGTttatgtgcttttattttgaagcgcGCCACAGCGCAGCTTCCGGTCACGTTCTGTGCACCCGCTGCGGCTTGACGCAGGGGTTAGTTTGACACTTCGCTGGGGAACGCCCCTCTCTCCCCCGGCCGGGTTATCTGTCAAAGAGGCTCAGCCAACCTCCGTGCGCGGTCGGACCCTTGGCGACGGTTACAGGTCGTAATTTATGTTCGGTCGCCGCCTCTCCGACCACCAAACCCCAGCATGGTTAATGGGAATGCCTCCAATAGCCCTCTGGACCCACGATGCGAGGCTCGTTCTGGCGTCAAATTGGTTCTTCTGAGCAAAGAGAAGGGAAGCTTGTTTGTTCCCATGGATCGACACGTGGATGCATGACAGCGTGTAAATCGCGATTAGACTATGAGAAGAAACTCATCACCCGAGAGAGGGCCCTAAAAATGTACCGCAGCCGAGTTGTTTCTGATTATCTGAAGTGTTTATCAACCCAAGTGCTTACCAAAACTGCTGacacttaaaacacacacacgctatctAATATGGACAAGAAACCAGTTTTGATGCCTTGTGTTGGGGCAAATTTGCCGTcagttcacctgcagcaggtgaactGCAGCAGTTCACCTGCAGCAACTACAAATCGGCCGCCGCTTTCTCCCCTCTCAACGGAGCGGAGTTGAAACTGTGCCTGCCGTGAGTTTTTTGAAGCAGAGCGaggggtcacaggtcacagggtCAAGCCGTCAGCCAGCAGCACCTACCCTGTAAATTTGAAGCCCGTTCCTGATTCATGATCTTTAACACTGTAGCCCCTCCCCCTGTACACATGTCTCAGATTGATATCTGCTCCTACAACACGGTCTGCCTGCAGGCCTCCACTGTGGGGAAGCTTCCGGTGCAGACCCAGCTCTAAAGTCAGCGTGACTGAGGACAGGAAATGAACGCATGAAGCTACAAAATAAATGCGTGCAGACACTTCCAGTGGaaggggaagatttttttttttacaataatgtCGAAATGTCgtgaataaagtcaaaatgtcgagattaaagttgtggttccagttcagctgtcacacatccaatGCACGCTTCACAAAATTCactaacggttgtttgcagttgaacgttatcgtggCAGGACGCACGTTGACactcatgtgcaaacacccgttgtcccGCATAGTTTCtcccagattcagcctgtcaataataatattccaAATTTACAACCAGCTTAGCATCTAGCGTTACCTCAGCAAAACCGGCTAACAAAACATCCACATctggttgtttggtgctgctgaaaagtgcttccgggtcacaattttcgactttattctcgatattTCGACTTATCGAATTGTTCAAAAGATAATTTaagaaaaatcttccccctcattttttccccctcatttttttccttgttccctaatactcttctgtacaagttacatttttttcttgttaagtTTTTAACGTAGATGTCTATGCGATGCTAAAacaatacattcatacatacataataCTACATTAAACGTGTTATGCATGTAGTCTTTTGACTTTCTTTGCACATCTGCATTCTGACAGGcgcagaggggggaaaaaagtgaagacTGCACATTGTGACTGGTAAATTTAATGATTGCTTAATTGGTTATCCATACTCACTGTGGGAGTTGATCCATTGGTTTCCTGGGATGGAGTCGTGTGCACGAATCGTAGTAGGAAAAATCACGGTACTTCGGTGTAAAGGATGAAAGTAAACAtttattccacagtttgtgaAACCTTACAGATGTATCCAAAGCCAAGTATTCCAAGTCACAGGTCAACATCAAAGCGATGCTAGTGCAAAGACATCAAAGCCATAAGCTACTTCCCTTAAAGTGACAGTAACATTCTTAACCAATCACCCCCGCTTCTATTACTATTAATATTAGCTGGTCTTGGTACCATCCTTTTACTTGTCTGGAAACATCTGAATGACCTTTCCCATGGCCCAAACGTTGCGTGGTGCTGAGTCATCGATGATCAGCAGGATGTCTCCGATGGCAAACTTGCGAGATGGTCTGGACCACTTGTGTCGCTCTTGAAGCTGCGGCGGGTACTCCCTTGCCCATCGCTTCCAGAACATGTCTGCCATATACTGGATCTGCTTCCACCTTCTGCGTGTGTAAAGATCACTAATCAGGCCTGGGGGTAGAGACGGCTTGGACTTGAGGAGCAAGAGATGATTCGGCGTAAGCGCCTCAAGATCATTTGGGTCACTGGAAGCCTTTGTTATAGGCCTACGGTTTATGATGCCGTCTGCCTCGCAGAGCAAGGTGAGTAGGCCCTCCTTGTCTAGTGTTTGTAGCATCATGGTGGCATTCGGCATCTTCCTTACCGACCTGATCATCCTCTCCCAATCTCCTCCGTGGTGGGAACCAGCGGGAGGATTAAATATACACTGGACCCCACGCTGTTGCAGACTGCTTTCAATCTTGGAGCCATTCCATTCCCTAATGGCTTTCTTGAGCTCATGCTCTGCTCCAGCAAAGTTTGTCCCATTGTCTGAGCAAAGGATCTTCACTTGACCTCTTCTGCCGATGAAGTGACAAAGGGAGGCTATGAAGAAATCTGTATCCAATGAGGACGCTACCTCCTCCAAGTGTATTGCACGGACCGCCAGGCGTGTAAAAATCACTCCGTACCTCTTCACCTTAATCTATCCTCGTTTCACCTTGAACGGTCCCAAGTAGTCCACTCCAGTGTTGCTGAATGGATGATTGTCTGCTAGGACGCTTTCTCAAGGAAGGATGGCCCTCTGTTTTTGCCCTGCAGCTCCATGTAAGCGTTGACAAACATTGCACTTAGCTAAAACCTTTCTTCCAGTGCTTGGACCGTAACTTGGAGAGCACATGATTGCGACCGCTGTGACCCAGGTTCTTGTGAATTTCTTGTAGGTTTAACTTCGCAACATGAAGGTCCTAACTCGAAGGTCCAGATCGCTGGCTGTTTTGACTCTTCTGAACAAAATGACCAACCAATCAAAACCACCAATTTAAAAACCGACAGCCTTAAAGGGACAAGGTAAGAGTAAAAAATTCTAAGGCCCGATTTTGTGAACACCACATTACAAAGACAATTGCAAAATTAAGAtgattgtctttgtcttttttgaaattcatttcaaaatgatacTTGAGTACTACATGATATGACAAGTGACCTCTCTGTGAATATAATGCCACTATGCAATTCTGGTAGTCACTTCCACTAGACAAGGTCATAAGTTAGAAATTCATTTTCCTGATGGCACTTCAGTGGCCCAGAACAAGGGCCAATTTGATTTATGTGTTGAGCAGCGTCAGCTCAGGATGGAGACAGAGACTtacagaggagagatgaggaatTGGTCAGTGCAGGCTGTGCAGACAGCCACTGGTGCCCATACTGTTCTATCACTATCAGCTAGAAAATGAAGTATGGAAAAGGGGCggggaaagaggggaaaagtAGGGGGCAGGTGTGGCCCTCCATGCAAGTCATTTGATTAGAGGGAGCAGAGTGCGTCCTGTGCATGTGGATGATTCATTAAATGCAAGTGTGGCTGGAGAGAGACTGGAGCTCCCCAGGGCCTGAGAAAACCACACTGTTCTCAAAACATAACAGGGAACACTGTGAGTTTTTAACACTGGCTAACAATTGGTGATCCTATTTACCAGTAAATCATAAAAACTCTGGACATGTGATGTTCTTTGTGCATGTATGTGGAATTCTTGGGAAAAATGTGATTGTGTGCCGTATGCATAGTAGGCTACACCACTTTCAGTGCTGCAGAGTGTATGTTTATTAAATAACATACACTTGGATGTGCTGGTACCTGATGGCGTTCGAGGTTTGGGTTTCAGATGTTCTTGACACAACCTTGGGCTTAATTTTTGCATCAGGAATCATTGGACCCAAGCAAAgctacaagcacacacacgatTGTCAGCAATccgtttattttcattataattgGGAACAAGTTTTCTATTATGAGAAGTTGAGCCCGAAATGATCACCTATTTTCCTATTATGTTTTTTGGGCAACGAAATACTGGAAaaaatttcaactttttttgttatgtcactaatcaattattatttttctgtgaataaaCCAAATGAAGTAAACAAACCTTTTCAGGAAAAGGAAGTACAAATATAAAATTagtagttttttaaaaataaaaagcaatggaaggcaaaaaaaagaggatatttTCAAACAGACTTTGCTACGTTAACTGACGAGTGACCTTTCCGTGACAATACGtaattatgtcatttttttggtcaCTTCCACTAGATCAGGGCTGTGGTCACAAAGTCAAAAGAATATGTCCTTTTTCTTGATCTCAAAGGAACCCCATATGGTCAAGAAACGGTGTGAAGGAGAATTCATTAGGACTtaagaaaagacaacagcaaTGTTATGAGACTGGTTCCACTAACTATGTGATGGTAGATGTTATCCATATGAATCAAGAAATATTGCTGCCACAAAGAATTGTGGGATGGCTTTATCTCCCTTTCTTTTGTAAAGGATGGTCAAGTGTATCCTTTGCTAATGGAGATAAGGAAGGAAACATTGGAGCAGTTTTCCTCCGCATTTACAGAATTCGACCAGCTCTATTACGCCTGCCACTTGGATACTTCCAGGTCAGATCATGAAGTTAAGATCCTCCACTGGTAGAAAAGAGAACTTGACCACAGCCAGTTAGACATACATTTTCCTGATGGCTCTTCAGTGGACAAGGATAAGGAGGATTTAAGTTATGCATCAAGCCTAGTCCGAGgtaaagagaggaagaagaagaagaagaagaaagtgaaagtgtAGGCCTATTGTGTGCCGTCAGGAAGAAGAGTAAGGATGGGTAGATGCAAAACCAACAGCCAGAAGAATAAGGGTGGGAAAGGGGTGGAGAAAATGGGGAAAGGGGAAGGGGCAGGTGTGGCCCACCGTGCAAGTAATTGGATTAGAAGGAGCAGAGTGCGTCTTGTGCATGTGGATGTCTCATTTAATGCAAGTGTGGCTGGAGAGAGGCTGGAGCTCCCCAGGGCCTGAGAAAACCACACTGTTCTCAAAACATATCAGGGAACACTTTGAGTTTTTAAGGCTGTCTGAAA
The sequence above is a segment of the Scophthalmus maximus strain ysfricsl-2021 chromosome 2, ASM2237912v1, whole genome shotgun sequence genome. Coding sequences within it:
- the LOC118300636 gene encoding glucocorticoid receptor → MDQGGLKRNGNRDDSLTFGETGLGVGGDTGDTAGPLLQPAMHLPGDGSLPQLPVAPNGRPGTKDQGEFGRLFDSPNVQCEGPDAEEGKVIRKQKRQHEDIGMFNMGDNFPLLNQSNSDLDRTATSVISTSDSSVLGNLPLPNLFPQHVKQEVHFVLEKDLGTYSGHAGGGSCDVDGNSSRMIEDTEIWQELDLSTSLPEISDFELDSEVSHLDNILYDSGGGGVGPDVSLLKETKVLAGNGTSVNGTDQQQPIHHHQHQQQQQQQQQQQQQQQQQQQHRHLLQHQQQQLHHPHREPPSLLSSVMIKVEKDQDDSFLHIRTPGVVKQEKQEGAPFCQSQCLQSSMSSLHGGGPMPSPMGVGAGPGYHFKASPSSTVGLQDQKPFGMFSNVPPVGESWARGNRYGEPSGLQRGSDGLPPAAALSPFAISFHSTSPRPGENSGSAVPGQSKPSGQTHKICLVCSDEASGCHYGVVTCGSCKVFFKRAVEGWRARQNTDGQHNYLCAGRNDCIIDKIRRKNCPACRFRKCLQAGMNLEARKNKKLIKMKVHQPPGSSEPTSNMPVPVIPRMPQLVPTMLSVLKAIEPEVIYSGYDSSLPDTSSRLMTTLNRLGGQQVISAVKWAKSLPGFRNLHLDDQMTLLQCSWLFLMSFSLGWRSYEQCNGSMLCFAPDLVINNERMKLPFMTDQCEQMLKICNEFVRLQVSYDEYLCMKVLLLLSTVPKDGLKSQAVFDEIRMTYIKELGKAIVKREENASQNWQRFYQLTKLLDSMQEMVEGLLQICFYTFVNKTLSVEFPEMLAEIITNQLPKFKDGSVKPLLFHQK